Proteins co-encoded in one Candidatus Margulisiibacteriota bacterium genomic window:
- a CDS encoding DegT/DnrJ/EryC1/StrS family aminotransferase, with product MIPYENLGLVNEDFLNELNDVSLEVLKSGWYVLGKRVLEFEAKFAEYNNAKYCIGVANGLDALTISLMTFGFEKGSEVIVPANTYIATILAILHSGLTPVLVESELDTYNLNPLKVQEKITIKTKAIMVVHLYGKPVKMNEIIRIAKQNNLKIVEDCAQAHGANIDGKKVGTFGEAGAFSFYPTKNLGCIGDGGAIITNDENVYQKAKMYRNYGSTVKYYNEVVGYNSRLDELQAAFLSVKLKYLDDINLHKRKLAEVYDKELTNKVIKPIRIDNFYDVFHIYPIRVPERDKLKKFLIDNGVGTEIHYPLQPAKQNALKGMFDYLDYPIAEEIHNTILSLPISYAHSEEDVKIVCSLINQFLEE from the coding sequence ATGATCCCTTATGAGAACCTAGGTTTAGTAAATGAGGATTTTTTAAATGAACTCAATGATGTTTCTCTTGAAGTTCTTAAAAGTGGTTGGTACGTATTAGGTAAAAGAGTATTAGAATTTGAAGCGAAATTTGCTGAATATAATAATGCTAAATATTGTATTGGTGTTGCGAATGGATTAGATGCTCTCACTATTTCTTTGATGACATTTGGTTTTGAAAAAGGTTCTGAAGTTATTGTTCCAGCGAATACTTATATTGCAACAATTTTAGCAATTTTACATAGTGGATTAACTCCAGTATTGGTTGAGTCTGAGTTAGATACATATAATTTAAATCCATTGAAAGTTCAAGAAAAGATAACAATAAAGACAAAAGCTATTATGGTTGTACATCTTTATGGTAAACCTGTGAAAATGAATGAAATCATAAGAATTGCTAAGCAAAATAATCTTAAAATTGTAGAAGATTGTGCTCAAGCTCACGGTGCTAATATTGACGGCAAGAAGGTTGGTACATTCGGTGAAGCAGGAGCTTTTAGCTTTTATCCAACAAAAAATTTAGGTTGCATTGGTGATGGTGGGGCTATTATTACAAATGATGAAAATGTTTATCAAAAAGCAAAAATGTATAGGAATTATGGTTCAACGGTAAAATATTATAATGAGGTTGTTGGTTATAATTCCAGATTAGATGAGCTACAAGCAGCATTTCTAAGTGTGAAATTAAAGTATCTTGATGATATCAATTTACATAAAAGAAAGTTAGCTGAAGTTTATGATAAAGAACTAACAAATAAAGTTATTAAACCAATTCGGATTGATAACTTTTATGATGTGTTCCATATTTATCCAATAAGAGTTCCAGAAAGAGATAAGTTAAAGAAGTTTCTAATAGATAATGGAGTTGGCACTGAAATTCATTATCCTTTACAACCAGCAAAACAGAATGCGCTAAAAGGAATGTTTGATTATTTAGATTATCCAATAGCGGAAGAAATACATAATACAATTTTAAGTTTACCTATTTCTTATGCACATAGCGAAGAAGATGTTAAAATAGTTTGTAGTTTGATCAATCAATTTTTAGAGGAGTAA
- a CDS encoding FdtA/QdtA family cupin domain-containing protein — MAKVLDLKTLTDKRGNLTVIEDEIPFDIKRIFFIYGVDSSVRGKHRHKKTRQLLVSLKGKCRICNKSSKEAPLEVFELDTPSKALLLEPEDWHFMDNFSEDCILQVFASTKFNPDDYIYKEY, encoded by the coding sequence ATGGCAAAAGTACTAGACTTAAAGACATTAACTGATAAAAGAGGCAATTTAACTGTCATTGAAGACGAGATACCATTTGATATAAAAAGAATATTTTTTATTTATGGAGTCGATAGTTCTGTGCGAGGCAAGCATAGGCATAAGAAGACTAGACAGTTATTAGTTTCTCTAAAGGGAAAGTGTAGAATCTGCAATAAGAGTTCTAAAGAAGCACCTTTAGAGGTTTTTGAATTAGATACTCCGAGTAAAGCTTTATTGCTTGAGCCAGAAGATTGGCACTTTATGGATAATTTTTCGGAAGACTGTATTCTTCAAGTTTTTGCTTCAACCAAATTTAACCCAGATGATTATATTTATAAGGAATATTAG
- a CDS encoding glycosyltransferase family 2 protein: protein MLVSVCIPVYNGAISISRLVDNVRSELKSFGYNVEFILVDDCSKDNSVALCTELAINNKDVKFIALRKNSGEHNAVMCALNYMTGDYAVIIDDDFQNPPSEIKKLLDEIQKGYDVVYSKYEKKKHSLFRNFGSRFNDIVATYLINKPKDLYLSSFKVIEKGLVEEIIKYKGPFPYIDGLILRSTSNYSAVYVEHNKREEGRSNYTLSKLVSLWLNMFINFSVIPLRIFTLLGIIVAFISFVFAIMFLVEKLMIPDTPVGWSSIIVSILFFSGIQLVFLGLIGEYLGKLYLDHTGKPQWTVKKEII, encoded by the coding sequence GTGTTAGTTTCTGTTTGTATCCCTGTTTATAATGGTGCTATTTCAATTTCTAGGCTTGTTGATAATGTTCGTTCAGAACTAAAGAGTTTTGGTTATAATGTTGAATTTATTTTAGTGGATGATTGTAGCAAAGATAACAGTGTAGCCCTATGTACAGAGCTTGCCATTAATAATAAAGATGTGAAATTTATAGCTTTAAGAAAAAATTCAGGTGAGCATAATGCTGTTATGTGTGCGCTCAACTACATGACAGGTGATTATGCTGTTATTATTGATGATGATTTCCAGAACCCTCCATCAGAGATTAAAAAATTACTTGATGAAATACAAAAAGGATATGATGTTGTTTATTCTAAATATGAAAAAAAGAAGCATAGTTTGTTTAGAAATTTTGGCAGTAGATTCAATGATATTGTTGCAACGTATCTAATTAACAAACCAAAGGATCTTTATCTTTCTAGTTTTAAGGTAATAGAAAAGGGATTAGTGGAAGAGATAATAAAGTATAAGGGTCCGTTTCCTTATATTGATGGATTGATACTGAGATCAACAAGTAATTATAGTGCAGTTTATGTTGAACACAATAAGCGTGAAGAGGGTAGATCAAATTATACTCTATCAAAATTGGTTAGCTTATGGCTTAATATGTTTATTAATTTCTCTGTTATTCCTCTCAGAATATTTACTTTATTGGGAATAATAGTGGCTTTTATTTCATTTGTATTTGCTATCATGTTTTTAGTAGAGAAATTAATGATTCCTGACACTCCTGTTGGTTGGTCTTCAATTATTGTATCAATTTTATTTTTTTCAGGCATACAACTAGTTTTTCTTGGTCTAATAGGTGAATATTTGGGTAAATTATACTTGGATCATACTGGTAAACCTCAATGGACAGTAAAAAAAGAAATTATTTAG
- a CDS encoding NAD(P)-dependent oxidoreductase: MEFNKVLVKNIFITGSTGCIGTYLVEQLINRSEYKLFLLIRDGNRLLPKIRESENVVIIKGDMSIIENAAEYLKESDYVINVATSWGGTKESNVQGVVKMLSLVNPKRLKKFIQFETASILGRGNVLLEEAQTEGTGYIKCKYDIYHLTKNHALADKIIRVYPTVVIGGAKDRPYSHISKGLLNLNNQIKLLRHFYIDFGFHFMHTEDIAKCVIYIMENVKNKHDLVLGNDYVTLKDFVKQVASYYGKKTFFRIKIPSWLISLMITIFRVKISAWDRFCFNYKWFKYETVNCEKYGIDTNKFTVEEIMQDVEDNR; the protein is encoded by the coding sequence ATGGAATTTAATAAAGTTTTGGTAAAAAATATTTTTATAACAGGGTCAACCGGTTGTATCGGGACATATCTTGTTGAACAGTTGATTAATAGGTCTGAATATAAGTTGTTTTTGTTAATTAGAGATGGGAATAGACTTCTTCCTAAGATACGTGAAAGTGAAAATGTAGTAATTATCAAGGGAGATATGTCAATAATTGAGAATGCAGCTGAATATTTGAAGGAATCAGATTACGTCATAAACGTTGCAACTAGTTGGGGAGGGACGAAAGAGTCTAATGTTCAGGGTGTTGTAAAAATGCTATCTTTAGTTAATCCAAAAAGACTTAAGAAGTTCATTCAATTTGAAACAGCCAGTATTTTGGGGCGTGGTAATGTCCTTTTGGAAGAAGCTCAAACAGAAGGTACCGGTTATATCAAGTGTAAATATGATATTTATCATCTGACAAAGAACCATGCGTTAGCAGATAAGATAATAAGAGTTTATCCTACTGTGGTGATAGGTGGCGCTAAAGATAGACCATATTCCCATATTAGTAAGGGGCTTCTTAATTTAAACAATCAAATAAAATTATTACGTCACTTTTATATAGATTTTGGATTCCATTTTATGCATACTGAAGATATTGCTAAGTGTGTAATTTATATTATGGAAAACGTTAAAAACAAGCATGATTTGGTTCTAGGTAATGATTATGTGACTTTAAAAGACTTTGTTAAGCAGGTAGCTTCTTATTATGGCAAGAAAACGTTTTTTAGGATAAAGATACCTAGTTGGTTAATAAGCTTAATGATAACCATTTTTAGAGTAAAAATAAGCGCTTGGGATAGATTTTGTTTTAATTACAAATGGTTCAAATATGAAACAGTTAATTGTGAAAAATATGGCATTGATACTAATAAGTTTACAGTAGAAGAAATAATGCAGGATGTTGAGGATAATAGGTAG
- a CDS encoding glycosyltransferase family 9 protein, producing LRGHAPGSGWLDKKDPGDEIYKYFLSKLNQKYQIVFIGADVDYERYINYMKDWVNDPKVELNNIDKSLGLINGAKFVIGNDTGMYHVAGAYNVPVFVFWKDSLYPKSKSPGKRCVFSFKGNWYNDFDKWEAKGFDADHFAKLNPRRKPGIWNLIKFW from the coding sequence CTTAGAGGTCATGCGCCTGGTAGTGGTTGGCTAGACAAAAAGGATCCAGGTGACGAGATATATAAATATTTTTTATCTAAATTAAATCAAAAATATCAGATAGTTTTTATTGGAGCTGATGTCGATTATGAAAGATATATAAATTATATGAAGGATTGGGTTAATGACCCAAAAGTAGAACTTAATAATATTGATAAAAGTTTAGGTCTTATTAATGGTGCAAAGTTTGTTATTGGAAATGATACTGGAATGTATCATGTTGCTGGGGCATATAATGTGCCTGTTTTTGTTTTTTGGAAGGATAGTCTTTATCCTAAGAGTAAGTCGCCAGGGAAACGCTGCGTTTTCAGCTTTAAAGGCAACTGGTATAATGATTTTGATAAGTGGGAAGCTAAAGGTTTTGATGCTGATCATTTCGCAAAGCTCAATCCAAGAAGAAAGCCGGGAATATGGAATTTAATAAAGTTTTGGTAA